A window of Flavobacterium psychrophilum genomic DNA:
GTTACAGCTCGTTTTGTTTTACAGGAAATTCAATACCGTTGTATTGCTGGATAACCAGCTTAACGAAACGTCACGCATTAATTTCTCCAACCTTACGCAGCCTCTTGTTGTTGAAGCCGCCGGACTTGCGTCCCAAAACAGGTTGTGGATCTATGATATCAATTCGCAACAACTTGGTTTGTATGATTTAGCGCAGGGCAACTTTAAAACAATAACACCACCTTTTACCGACAATATTAAGTACTACCAAAACGATTACAATTATTTTTACTGGATAGATACTACAGGTAAATGCTTCATGGTAAACCTGTTTGGTAATGTAGGAAATCTTGGGCAGGCGCCAGCGTATAACCAGGTTCAGATCCTATCATCCTCAGAACTGATTATAAAAAAAGATAATGGACTGTGCTTCTACAACCTCGACAAGCAAACGCAGGCTCCTATTGCCATTGCAGAAAAAAGCTTCCAGAGTTTTCATTATGCTGCACAAATTTTGTCTATTTTTACAGACTCCGAAATCAACACATATAAAATAACTTTACCCAAATAATGCATATAGCTGTAGCAGGAAATATAGGTGCAGGAAAAACCACCCTTACCGGATTGTTAGCCAAACATTTTAAGTGGGAACCGCATTATGAAGATGTGGTTGATAACCCTTACCTCGATGATTTTTACCACCAGATGGAACGCTGGTCGTTTAACCTTCAGGTGTACTTTCTTAACACCCGTTTCAGCCAGGTAATGCAAATTCGTGAAAGCGGAAAAAACATCATCCAGGACAGGACCATTTATGAAGATTCGCATATTTTCGCACCCAACCTTCATGCTATGGGGCTTATGGCAAACCGCGATTATAACAACTACAAAGCACTGTTTGACATGATGGAAAGCTTTGTTGGCCCCCCGGACCTGCTTATCTACCTTCGCAGCTCTATACCCAATTTGGTAAAGCAAATTCACAAGCGTGGGCGCGACTATGAAAACTCTATCTCAATAGATTACCTAAGCCGCCTGAACGAACGCTATGAAGCATGGATTCAGAGTTACGATAAAGGAAAGCTTCTGATTATTGATGTAGACAAAAATAACTTTGTAGACAACCCTGAAGATCTTGGCGAAATAATAAACAGAATTAATGCTGAAGTAAACGGTTTGTTTTAGATCTTAGATTTCTCCATTCCGCTACGCTTCAGTCGAAATGACAAAGACATTCGATATTTCCGTAATATCAGATAATAACATAAAAAATGCCCCTGTAATACAGAGGCATTTTTCGGTTATAATTGGTGGTTTAGCTATTTCGTTTTAAGTGCTTCTATTTGGGCATTTACCTCTTCGTCGGTACCCCTAAATGTTTTTTGCTCTGTTTTCAACTCTTCGTTATTTGTTTTGGTCGAAATAGTAACCGTAGCGGTCACTGTTCCGTCAGCATCTTTCTGGCGGTCTATCGAAGTTTCTGTACTCGACTCCTGTCCTGTAAGTACTGGCTGCTCTATAACTGTTGCTGCCTGAACGTTTGTAATTTCTGCACCCTCGGCATGGCTTCCAATGATCGGAGCGATTACAAGCCCGATAAGGCACGTAAGCTTTATCAGGATGTTCATTGATGGCCCGGAGGTATCTTTGAACGGATCACCTACTGTATCGCCTGTTACAGCCGCTTTATGTGCGTCAGATCCTTTATAGGTCATTTCGCCGTTAATCATTACTCCCGCTTCGAAAGATTTTTTAGCATTATCCCATGCGCCTCCGGCGTTATTCTGAAATACAGCCCACAGTACTCCCGATACAGTTACACCTGCCATATACCCACCAAGCATTTCTGCTACGAGCTGGTTATTATCAGGATATACAAGCATCCCCAGTAACACAATTGCAATAGGGAAACCTATAGTCAATACTCCCGGAAGCATCATCTCCCTTAGCGCTGCTTTAGTAGATATCTCTACACATTTACCATATTCAGGTTTACCTGTGCCTTCCATGATACCCGGAATTTCGCGGAACTGCCTTCTAACCTCATATACCATATCCATCGCCGCTTTACCCACTGAGTTCATAGCCAGAGCAGAGAAAACAACCGGAATCATACCTCCAACAAAAAGCATTGCCAGTACAGGCGCTTTAAATATATTGATACCGTCGATACCCGTAAAGGTTACATATGCTGCAAATAAGGCTAATGATGTAAGTGCTGCCGAAGCAATTGCAAACCCTTTACCTGTTGCTGCCGTAGTATTACCTACAGAGTCTAGTATATCGGTACGCGTACGAACTTCTTTAGGAAGCTCACTCATTTCTGCAATACCTCCTGCGTTGTCTGATATCGGTCCGAATGCATCAATAGCCAGCTGCATTGCTGTTGTAGCCATCATAGCCGAAGCTGCCAGTGCAACACCATAGAAACCTGCCAATGCATACGATCCCCAGATAGCACCTGCAAACAACAGTACCGTTGGAAAAGTGGAGATCATACCTGTTGCAAGTCCCGCGATAATATTGGTCCCTGCACCTGTGCTCGATTTCTGTACAATAGCAAGAATTGGTTTTTTACCAAGTCCCGTATAATATTCTGTAACCGATGATATAACAGCTCCAACAAAAAGCCCTACCAAAGTAGCACCAAATACATGCATCGATGTTATTTCTTTAGCCGCTTCACCATAAAAATTCATTGTAAACGTTTCCGGAAGCATGTATTGTACAAGGAAGTAGCATGATATTGCTACCAGCACTATCGAAACCCAGTTACCTATATTCAGAGCTGTCTGCACCTGTGCTTCCTTAGCGTTATTATCTTTAATCTTAACGAGCAATGTCCCTATAATAGAAAACAATATACCAAACCCGGCAATAGCCATTGGCAGCAGTATCGGCCCTATTCCGCCAAAAGCGTCTGTAAATGTTGGATTGGCAACAATAATATCCCTAAGCACATAGTTACCCAATACCATAGCTGCAAGTACAGTAGCCACATATGATCCGAACAAATCGGCTCCCATACCTGCCACATCTCCCACATTATCTCCCACGTTATCGGCAATAGTCGCCGGGTTACGCGGATCGTCTTCCGGTATTCCTGCCTCAACCTTACCTACAAGGTCGGCACCTACATCGGCAGCTTTGGTATAAATACCGCCACCAACACGGGCAAACAAAGCAATAGATTCTGCTCCAAGAGAGAAACCTGCGAGAGTTTCAAGTACCATGGTCATATCGGCAGCGTTGGTCCACGTGCCATTCATAAAGTAGTGAAAAAAGAATATAAAAAAACCGGTAAGCCCTAAAACGGCCAAACCGGCAACGCCAAGTCCCATTACAGTTCCTCCGCTAAATGACACTTTAAGTGCCTGAGGAAGGCTTGTTCGTGCGGCCTGTGTGGTACGCACATTTGTTTTAGTGGCAATTTTCATTCCCATATTTCCGGCAAGGGCCGAAAAAATAGCACCAAATATAAAAGCTATAACTATTAGCAAATGTGTTTTTGCCCCCGGCAAAAATGTAATTCCGGCAAGAGCAGCACTTGCTATAATAACAAAAAAAGTAAGTAACCTGTATTCTGCTTTAAGGAAGGCCAGGGCCCCTTCGTAGATGTAATCTGAAATCTCTTTCATCTTACCATCTCCGGCATCCTGTTTAAGTACCCATGATCTTTTGACAGCCATAAAAAGCAGTCCCAGCACGGCCATAAGTATTGGCACGTAAATCATTATTGAATCCATAAATAAAGTTTTGGTTTGTTGTTATATTGTAAATGTAACAAAAAGCCGAACAAAAAAAGCAACATTCTTTAACAGAATATTGCTTTTTTTAATAATTATGCTATAGTAAAATTATCTAATACTGAATAATTCTTCCGGTTTGTCTTCAAGTGCTTCAAAACGGTCAACACACTGGTCGATAATTTCGCGAGCTTCTGCAGCATCACCCCATCCGCCAACGTCAACTTTTTTGTTTTCAAGGTCTTTATAAACCTGGAAGAAGTGCTCAATCTCTTTTACAAGGTGACCGTTAATTTCGTTAAGGTCATTGTATTTGTTCCAGATTGGGTCAGATACCGGCACACAGATGATCTTTTCATCCGGACCTTTTTCATCTGCCATGTGGAAAACACCAATAGGCTTAACTTCCATAACACAACCAGGGAAAGTAGGCTCAGTAACTAATACAAGTACATCAAGCGGGTCTCCATCAAGCGCTAAAGTTTCAGGAACAAAACCGTAATCAGCAGGATACATCATAGACGAGAACAGCATTCTGTCGTAACGTATTTTCTTTAACTGAAAATCATATTCATATTTATTCCTGCTCCCTTTAGGGATTTCTATAAGCACGTCAAACGTTTTTAATTTTGCTGCTGTCATTTTAGTATATCTTTTTTTCGTATTAAGCGGGTGCAAAAGTAGGATAAAAATACTGTTTTGCAAAGCTTTACCCTATTAAATACAGGACAGGGCGCTAAGTTTACATTAAATTAATGCGGAAATTTCCTTCCGCGTTTTTCCAGGTAATAATGCCACAGGAAAAAAGCAGCTGTTGTACGGTATGGGCTCCATGTTTTAGAATGCTCAAGCATATCATTTATAGCTGTAAATCCCCATACATCTTTTATAGCCGAAACTATCCCAATGTCGCCTAATGGCAAAATATCCGGTGACTGAAGGCAAAACATTAGGTAAACGTCCACCGTCCAGTTACCGATACCTTTTACCCTGAGCAATTCCTGCCTAACCTCATCAGGATGTTTAGTTGCAAAGCTGTCAAAATTAAGCGTTCCATCTAAAACTGTTTCAGCCAAAGCCCTTAAATACGATGTCTTTTGCCTGCTTACACCACATTCGCGAAATTCTAAATCGGTAACTTCAATAATATTTTGAGGAGTAAAATTTCCCATTAAACTCTTAAGCTTATTGAACGATGCCCTTGCCGACTCTAACGAAACCTGTTGCTCAAGAATAATTTTACAAAGGCTCTCAAAACCGGGTGGGCGGGTCACAAAACCCGGTTCTCCGTATAACTTTACAATTTCCGAAAAAACAGCATCTTTAGCTATAAGCAAAGAAATGGTTTCTTCCATAAT
This region includes:
- a CDS encoding Fe-S cluster assembly protein HesB yields the protein MKSIMEETISLLIAKDAVFSEIVKLYGEPGFVTRPPGFESLCKIILEQQVSLESARASFNKLKSLMGNFTPQNIIEVTDLEFRECGVSRQKTSYLRALAETVLDGTLNFDSFATKHPDEVRQELLRVKGIGNWTVDVYLMFCLQSPDILPLGDIGIVSAIKDVWGFTAINDMLEHSKTWSPYRTTAAFFLWHYYLEKRGRKFPH
- a CDS encoding inorganic pyrophosphatase, with translation MTAAKLKTFDVLIEIPKGSRNKYEYDFQLKKIRYDRMLFSSMMYPADYGFVPETLALDGDPLDVLVLVTEPTFPGCVMEVKPIGVFHMADEKGPDEKIICVPVSDPIWNKYNDLNEINGHLVKEIEHFFQVYKDLENKKVDVGGWGDAAEAREIIDQCVDRFEALEDKPEELFSIR
- a CDS encoding deoxynucleoside kinase, giving the protein MHIAVAGNIGAGKTTLTGLLAKHFKWEPHYEDVVDNPYLDDFYHQMERWSFNLQVYFLNTRFSQVMQIRESGKNIIQDRTIYEDSHIFAPNLHAMGLMANRDYNNYKALFDMMESFVGPPDLLIYLRSSIPNLVKQIHKRGRDYENSISIDYLSRLNERYEAWIQSYDKGKLLIIDVDKNNFVDNPEDLGEIINRINAEVNGLF
- a CDS encoding inorganic pyrophosphatase; its protein translation is MDSIMIYVPILMAVLGLLFMAVKRSWVLKQDAGDGKMKEISDYIYEGALAFLKAEYRLLTFFVIIASAALAGITFLPGAKTHLLIVIAFIFGAIFSALAGNMGMKIATKTNVRTTQAARTSLPQALKVSFSGGTVMGLGVAGLAVLGLTGFFIFFFHYFMNGTWTNAADMTMVLETLAGFSLGAESIALFARVGGGIYTKAADVGADLVGKVEAGIPEDDPRNPATIADNVGDNVGDVAGMGADLFGSYVATVLAAMVLGNYVLRDIIVANPTFTDAFGGIGPILLPMAIAGFGILFSIIGTLLVKIKDNNAKEAQVQTALNIGNWVSIVLVAISCYFLVQYMLPETFTMNFYGEAAKEITSMHVFGATLVGLFVGAVISSVTEYYTGLGKKPILAIVQKSSTGAGTNIIAGLATGMISTFPTVLLFAGAIWGSYALAGFYGVALAASAMMATTAMQLAIDAFGPISDNAGGIAEMSELPKEVRTRTDILDSVGNTTAATGKGFAIASAALTSLALFAAYVTFTGIDGINIFKAPVLAMLFVGGMIPVVFSALAMNSVGKAAMDMVYEVRRQFREIPGIMEGTGKPEYGKCVEISTKAALREMMLPGVLTIGFPIAIVLLGMLVYPDNNQLVAEMLGGYMAGVTVSGVLWAVFQNNAGGAWDNAKKSFEAGVMINGEMTYKGSDAHKAAVTGDTVGDPFKDTSGPSMNILIKLTCLIGLVIAPIIGSHAEGAEITNVQAATVIEQPVLTGQESSTETSIDRQKDADGTVTATVTISTKTNNEELKTEQKTFRGTDEEVNAQIEALKTK